The Henckelia pumila isolate YLH828 chromosome 2, ASM3356847v2, whole genome shotgun sequence genome includes a window with the following:
- the LOC140881764 gene encoding uncharacterized protein → MASTEEPVVPVPSEPVAESDVAAEPADEKDPPPATTKTKKTAAKEPKTKKVAAPRKRSSPTHPPYFEMIKDAIVTLKDRTGSSQPAITKFIEAKQKNLPPNFRKLLLIQLRKLVENGKLVKVKGSFKLPPARSPRPAQKKPSAATKPKPKPKPKPKTKAKVAAPKKKKVTVSKAKPAKAATPAKPKATAALKSKPATKAVKSVTKAKPAPKPKAAAPAKKAATKRKAPEKPKTEKKPPSKVAKRTTRSSPGKKTTTVAAAVKKSPAAKKVAPEKKTPVKKTPAKSAKPTVKSPAKKTPAKK, encoded by the exons ATGGCCTCCACCGAAGAACCAGTGGTCCCAGTCCCATCCGAGCCGGTGGCTGAATCCGACGTCGCCGCCGAGCCTGCGGATGAGAAAGACCCTCCACCCGCAACCACCAAAACTAAGAAGACTGCAGCCAAAGAGCCCAAGACGAAGAAGGTGGCCGCACCCAGAAAGCGGAGTTCCCCCACGCACCCTCCGTACTTTGAG ATGATTAAGGATGCGATCGTGACTTTGAAGGACAGGACTGGATCGAGTCAGCCTGCGATTACCAAGTTTATTGAAGCGAAGCAGAAGAATCTGCCGCCTAATTTCAGGAAGCTGCTACTTATTCAATTGAGGAAGCTCGTGGAGAATGGTAAGCTCGTGAAGGTCAAGGGTTCTTTCAAGCTGCCACCGGCTCGTTCTCCAAGACCGGCTCAGAAGAAGCCGTCCGCTGCTACCAAGCCGAAGCCAAAGCCAAAGCCGAAGCCGAAGACGAAGGCCAAGGTCGCCGCCCCCAAAAAAAAGAAGGTCACCGTTTCCAAAGCCAAACCAGCTAAAGCTGCTACCCCTGCGAAGCCCAAGGCCACAGCTGCATTGAAATCCAAGCCAGCCACGAAAGCGGTGAAGTCGGTCACAAAGGCTAAACCTGCCCCAAAGCCAAAGGCGGCTGCTCCTGCGAAGAAGGCAGCGACCAAGAGAAAGGCACCTGAGAAGCCCAAGACTGAGAAGAAACCTCCATCCAAGGTTGCGAAGAGAACTACCAGGTCGAGTCCGGGAAAGAAGACTACAACTGTGGCGGCTGCTGTGAAGAAATCTCCCGCTGCGAAGAAGGTGGCTCCTGAGAAGAAGACTCCAGTGAAGAAGACTCCAGCGAAAAGTGCTAAGCCAACGGTGAAATCACCGGCCAAGAAAACTCCGGCGAAGAAGTGA